One part of the Dyadobacter sp. 676 genome encodes these proteins:
- a CDS encoding TonB-dependent receptor plug domain-containing protein codes for MKKVFTLGFLWVLLFLSGAGFAQDLSIKGKVQSADGYLPGASILIKGTSRGSTTDANGDFTLNTPANATLVVSFIGYKTVEIPVGSKTVLDIMLESDATQFNEIVVTALGIAREKKALGYAVQEVSGKTLTQARETNLVNSLSGRLAGVQVTNSNGAPGSSSRMIIRGASSIGSNNQPLFVVDGVPVDNSNFGSGTGIDYGNAAASINPDDVESINVLKGPSAAALYGSRGANGVVLITTKSGKGTKGIGVSFNSNTAFESPFRLPKWQNEYGQGAKGLFSYVDGAGGGRERRRR; via the coding sequence ATGAAGAAAGTCTTTACATTAGGCTTCTTATGGGTCTTGCTGTTCCTCTCCGGAGCAGGTTTTGCACAAGACCTGAGCATCAAAGGCAAAGTCCAGTCGGCCGACGGGTACCTCCCGGGTGCCAGCATCCTTATCAAGGGCACGAGCCGTGGCAGCACCACCGACGCCAATGGCGACTTTACGCTTAACACGCCGGCCAATGCAACCCTCGTCGTTTCGTTCATCGGCTACAAAACAGTCGAAATCCCCGTCGGCTCGAAAACCGTATTGGACATTATGCTCGAAAGCGACGCGACGCAGTTCAACGAGATCGTCGTGACCGCGCTCGGTATCGCCCGCGAGAAAAAGGCATTGGGTTACGCAGTGCAGGAAGTAAGCGGGAAAACGCTTACGCAGGCGCGGGAAACCAACCTTGTCAACTCGCTCTCAGGACGCCTGGCCGGGGTACAGGTCACGAATTCCAATGGCGCGCCCGGCTCGTCGTCACGGATGATCATTCGCGGGGCCAGCTCGATCGGCAGTAACAACCAGCCGTTGTTTGTAGTGGATGGCGTGCCGGTGGACAACAGTAACTTCGGCTCCGGAACGGGTATCGACTATGGCAATGCGGCGGCTTCAATTAATCCCGACGACGTGGAGTCCATCAACGTACTAAAAGGGCCCAGTGCCGCGGCACTTTACGGCTCGCGTGGAGCGAATGGCGTCGTTTTGATCACCACTAAAAGTGGCAAGGGCACGAAAGGAATAGGTGTTTCTTTCAACTCTAATACCGCATTCGAATCGCCGTTCCGTCTTCCGAAATGGCAAAACGAATACGGCCAGGGCGCCAAAGGGCTGTTCTCATACGTGGACGGGGCCGGCGGGGGGCGTGAACGACGGCGTCGATGA
- a CDS encoding HEPN domain-containing protein, giving the protein MREAAIQSIVEKALDCLKKAKQCYSGEMYDVALNRAYYAMFHSIQALLSSIGASLNKSHTGTHNAFHKDFIATGIVSREYGVALKRIFEQRQFGDYDYEEVHEEEAAKGIADAEKFVLAALQYLKENNHLQ; this is encoded by the coding sequence ATGAGAGAGGCTGCTATCCAAAGCATCGTAGAGAAAGCACTTGACTGTCTGAAAAAAGCTAAACAATGTTATTCCGGTGAAATGTACGATGTGGCTTTGAATAGGGCTTATTATGCAATGTTTCACAGCATTCAGGCATTGCTTTCTTCAATTGGCGCTAGCCTGAATAAATCGCACACCGGCACGCACAATGCCTTTCACAAAGATTTTATCGCGACAGGGATTGTATCCCGTGAATATGGGGTCGCCCTCAAGCGTATTTTCGAGCAGCGACAGTTTGGTGACTACGACTACGAGGAGGTGCATGAAGAAGAAGCAGCCAAAGGGATTGCGGACGCTGAAAAGTTTGTTTTGGCAGCCCTTCAATATTTAAAGGAAAACAACCATTTACAGTGA
- a CDS encoding homoserine kinase: MNSVKAFAPATVANVSCGFDIFGFAIQEPGDTVELYKRDEPGIVITEITGDEGRLPRQAEKNSVTVVMLALLKHLGIKDLGCEVILRKNMPLGSGMGSSAASAVAGVVAMNELLGNPLSRKELLPFAMEGERIASGSAHADNVGPSLLGGFVVIRSYNPLDIFTIPVPDDLYCTLVHPDIEINTKDARFILRNEVSLKNTIAQMGNVAGLVAGLMKADYDLISRSMVDVIIEPVRSILIPEFKDVKQAAISNGALGCSISGAGPSMFALSRGMENAKNAGRAMQERFASAGIESAVHVSRINQGGAVILQ, from the coding sequence GTGAATTCAGTAAAAGCTTTTGCGCCGGCGACAGTCGCTAATGTGTCGTGCGGGTTTGATATTTTCGGGTTTGCCATTCAGGAGCCGGGGGATACCGTTGAGTTGTATAAGCGGGACGAGCCGGGGATTGTTATTACGGAAATCACTGGCGATGAAGGGCGGTTGCCGCGCCAGGCTGAGAAGAATTCGGTGACGGTGGTGATGCTGGCTTTGTTAAAACACCTGGGAATCAAAGACCTGGGCTGCGAAGTCATTTTGCGAAAAAATATGCCTCTCGGCAGCGGAATGGGTTCCAGCGCGGCAAGTGCGGTGGCGGGAGTGGTAGCCATGAATGAATTGCTGGGCAATCCGTTGAGCCGCAAAGAGCTGTTGCCATTTGCCATGGAAGGCGAGCGCATTGCTTCGGGTTCGGCACATGCGGACAATGTCGGGCCATCGCTGTTGGGCGGTTTTGTGGTGATTCGCAGTTACAACCCACTGGATATCTTTACAATCCCGGTGCCGGATGACCTGTATTGTACGCTCGTTCACCCCGATATCGAGATCAATACCAAGGATGCCCGCTTCATTTTGCGGAATGAGGTCTCTTTGAAAAATACAATCGCTCAAATGGGCAATGTGGCAGGTCTGGTAGCCGGACTGATGAAAGCGGATTATGACCTGATTAGCCGCTCGATGGTGGATGTGATCATCGAACCCGTTCGTTCGATCCTGATCCCAGAGTTTAAAGACGTAAAGCAGGCAGCTATTTCCAATGGCGCGCTGGGATGCAGCATTTCAGGTGCCGGGCCGTCGATGTTTGCATTGAGCCGGGGAATGGAGAACGCGAAAAATGCGGGTAGGGCAATGCAGGAACGGTTTGCGAGTGCAGGGATCGAATCGGCGGT
- a CDS encoding nucleotidyltransferase domain-containing protein, with translation MSNRKVPESIAALAKEFAEGIRGLYGDRLDKVILFGSYARGEQHEESDVDFLVVLKGIEINGYHEIGLMSPFTFEMSLKYGLSVSAVPMSTEKFEGNKSPLSSNIHTEGILL, from the coding sequence ATGAGCAACCGAAAAGTACCGGAATCGATAGCAGCGTTAGCGAAGGAGTTCGCAGAGGGCATTCGCGGGCTTTATGGCGACAGGCTGGACAAGGTGATACTTTTCGGCTCCTATGCGCGCGGGGAGCAGCACGAGGAGTCGGATGTTGACTTTTTGGTGGTTTTGAAAGGCATTGAGATCAATGGCTACCATGAAATTGGGTTAATGAGTCCTTTCACATTCGAAATGTCATTGAAATATGGTTTGTCGGTGTCGGCAGTGCCAATGTCAACAGAAAAGTTTGAAGGAAACAAATCTCCTTTGTCAAGTAATATACACACTGAGGGAATTTTATTATGA
- the thrA gene encoding bifunctional aspartate kinase/homoserine dehydrogenase I, producing the protein MKVLKFGGTSVGSVDSIKTVISILEENLSKGERIAVVFSAMGGVTNRLIEIGKMAAAGNTEYVEFLKGVEERHFAVVRGLIPVKNQSSTFAAVRGLFNELEDILRGVSWIRELSERTLDLIMSFGERLSTMVITEILKSKGVAAEFCDARQIIRTNATYGMGDVNFEVTNHLILEHFAKSTALQCITGFIASTAEGTTTTLGRGGSDYTASIIGAALEADSIEIWTDVDGMMTADPRKVANAFTIPSISYAEAMELSHFGAKVIYPPSLQPAFAKNITLKVLNTFNTEFEGTFVQKSANGKEYAITGISSIDEIALVNIQGSGMIGVAGISGRLFTALSNNAISVILISQASSEHSICFSIDPKNAQKAIEVLEKEFTTEIGLGHIDGISVEKNLSIVAIVGEGMKKNTGISGKLFSALGKNGINVVATAQGSSELNISVVISKSDLSKALNAIHGVFFQSETRSLNLFIVGVGLIGGTLIEQIRNQTQYLREEKLLNLNIAGLSNTKKMLLDPDGIKPENWRDRVMDEGVKTSLPAFVQRMIELNLPNSVFVDCTSDKDIVQYYHMLLDASISVVTPNKVANSGSYSEYIALQRTALQRGVKFLYETNVGAGLPIINTIQGLIASGDKFLKIEAILSGTLSYIFNNFGGENRFVDVVKEAKAKGFTEPDPRDDLSGADVGRKILILSREVGVPLEPEEVKISQILPGNCLNAPTVDAFFEELEISNAYFADMQAAAEAKGEKLRYIATLENGKAAIELKTVDASHPFFTLSGSDNIVSFTTERYKDRPLVIKGPGAGAEVTASGVFADIMSISSYLG; encoded by the coding sequence ATGAAGGTTCTTAAATTTGGCGGCACTTCTGTCGGATCGGTCGACAGTATCAAAACGGTAATCAGTATCCTCGAAGAAAATCTGTCAAAAGGCGAACGCATTGCGGTCGTTTTCTCGGCCATGGGCGGGGTCACGAACAGGCTTATCGAAATCGGGAAAATGGCGGCCGCCGGCAATACGGAATATGTCGAATTTTTGAAAGGTGTTGAAGAGCGGCATTTCGCGGTGGTGCGAGGGCTGATCCCGGTGAAAAATCAGAGCAGCACCTTTGCGGCCGTGCGGGGCCTTTTCAATGAGTTGGAAGATATTCTGCGGGGCGTTTCCTGGATCCGCGAACTGTCCGAGCGCACGCTCGACCTCATTATGAGCTTCGGCGAGCGGCTTTCGACGATGGTCATCACCGAAATCCTCAAAAGTAAAGGTGTGGCGGCCGAGTTCTGCGACGCACGCCAGATCATCCGCACCAATGCTACTTACGGCATGGGGGACGTCAATTTCGAAGTTACCAATCATTTAATATTGGAGCATTTCGCGAAAAGTACGGCATTGCAATGCATTACCGGCTTTATCGCGTCCACTGCCGAGGGAACTACCACCACCTTGGGCCGGGGCGGCTCCGATTATACGGCATCCATCATAGGCGCGGCGCTGGAAGCCGATTCGATCGAAATCTGGACGGACGTCGATGGGATGATGACCGCCGATCCGCGCAAGGTCGCGAATGCATTTACAATCCCGTCCATTTCCTATGCGGAAGCGATGGAACTCTCGCATTTCGGCGCGAAAGTGATTTACCCGCCCAGCTTGCAGCCCGCATTTGCGAAGAACATTACATTGAAGGTCCTTAATACATTTAATACAGAATTTGAAGGGACATTTGTTCAAAAATCCGCTAACGGTAAGGAATATGCGATCACCGGTATTTCGTCGATCGACGAAATCGCGCTCGTGAATATCCAGGGCAGCGGGATGATCGGCGTCGCGGGCATTTCGGGACGTTTGTTCACCGCCCTTTCCAACAACGCCATCAGCGTGATCCTGATCTCACAGGCCTCGTCGGAGCATTCGATCTGTTTCTCGATCGACCCGAAAAATGCGCAGAAGGCGATTGAGGTGCTGGAAAAAGAGTTTACGACGGAAATCGGCCTGGGGCATATCGACGGCATTTCGGTGGAGAAGAACCTCTCGATCGTAGCCATCGTGGGCGAGGGCATGAAGAAGAATACCGGTATTTCCGGCAAGTTGTTCTCGGCTTTGGGCAAGAACGGTATCAATGTGGTAGCCACCGCGCAAGGTTCTTCGGAGCTGAATATTTCGGTGGTTATTTCAAAAAGCGACCTCTCCAAGGCATTGAACGCGATCCACGGCGTGTTCTTCCAATCGGAAACGCGCTCGCTGAACTTGTTTATTGTCGGGGTAGGGCTGATCGGCGGCACATTGATCGAGCAAATCCGTAATCAGACCCAATATCTCCGCGAGGAAAAGCTGCTGAACCTGAATATCGCCGGTTTGTCCAATACCAAAAAAATGCTCCTCGATCCGGACGGCATCAAGCCTGAAAACTGGCGGGACCGTGTCATGGATGAGGGCGTGAAAACGAGCCTGCCGGCATTCGTGCAGCGCATGATCGAGCTCAACCTCCCCAACAGCGTTTTTGTGGATTGTACGTCCGATAAGGACATTGTGCAGTATTACCACATGCTGCTCGACGCCAGCATCAGCGTTGTTACGCCGAACAAGGTCGCCAATTCGGGCAGCTATTCGGAATACATCGCATTGCAGCGAACCGCCTTGCAGCGCGGCGTGAAATTCCTGTATGAGACCAATGTCGGCGCGGGCCTGCCTATTATCAACACCATCCAGGGCCTCATTGCCAGTGGTGACAAGTTTTTGAAAATCGAAGCGATCCTTTCGGGAACGCTGTCTTATATATTCAACAATTTCGGGGGTGAAAACCGCTTTGTGGACGTCGTGAAAGAGGCGAAAGCCAAAGGCTTCACCGAACCCGACCCGCGCGACGACCTCAGCGGTGCCGACGTAGGCCGGAAAATCCTGATCCTTTCGCGGGAAGTCGGGGTGCCCCTGGAACCGGAGGAAGTGAAGATTTCACAAATATTGCCCGGCAATTGCCTGAATGCTCCCACCGTGGATGCATTCTTCGAAGAGCTGGAAATTTCTAATGCCTACTTCGCCGACATGCAGGCGGCAGCGGAAGCCAAAGGCGAAAAACTCCGCTACATCGCGACCCTGGAAAACGGTAAAGCGGCCATCGAGCTCAAAACCGTCGACGCATCGCATCCGTTTTTCACGCTGTCGGGAAGCGACAACATCGTATCCTTCACCACGGAACGTTACAAGGACCGCCCGCTGGTGATCAAAGGCCCGGGCGCCGGGGCCGAGGTGACAGCCTCGGGTGTGTTTGCGGATATCATGAGTATCAGTAGCTATTTGGGATAG